One window from the genome of Elaeis guineensis isolate ETL-2024a chromosome 5, EG11, whole genome shotgun sequence encodes:
- the LOC105044694 gene encoding LOW QUALITY PROTEIN: mitogen-activated protein kinase kinase kinase 18 (The sequence of the model RefSeq protein was modified relative to this genomic sequence to represent the inferred CDS: inserted 1 base in 1 codon), with translation MEREAGLSWRSWVRRRRIGEGSFGAVSLAMDRSNGQVFAVKSVNLXFLPSFFPKALENEIQILQSISSPYIVSYLGDDTTQESPTNVWRNLHLEYMPGGTVADLAARNGPIAEPQVRNYTRCIARALHHLHSVAGLVHCDVKGRNVLVGLSPGVAKLADFGSATRIPHGCSMDANKQYAQGTPLWMAPEVARGERPTPASDIWSLGCTVIEMLTGAQPWRSSGPDALFRIGFGDEVPEIPDWLSKAGRDFLDKCLRRDSTERWTGEQLLQHPFLADDDTNASEPSPRSVLDRANLEFCDDEGDSSDNYSHSIDPDDAMNCARERVRELALDGTVVRWESDGWEVVRSVGEPGSVGGGGGGGGGIYQEYLDCLGKELGEWSGGGSEASGVGCPME, from the exons ATGGAAAGAGAAGCTGGTCTCTCTTGGAGGAGTTGGGTGAGGAGACGCAGAATCGGAGAGGGCTCCTTTGGGGCTGTGAGCCTGGCCATGGACAGATCCAACGGTCAAGTTTTCGCGGTAAAATCTGTTAATT aattcctcccctctttcttccccAAGGCTTTGGAGAACGAGATCCAAATCCTCCAGTCCATCAGCTCGCCTTACATCGTCTCCTACCTCGGCGACGATACCACCCAAGAATCTCCTACCAACGTGTGGCGGAACCTACACCTGGAGTACATGCCCGGCGGGACCGTCGCAGACTTGGCAGCCAGGAATGGACCCATCGCAGAGCCGCAAGTGCGGAACTACACCAGATGCATAGCCCGTGCACTGCACCACCTCCACTCCGTCGCCGGCCTCGTGCACTGCGACGTCAAGGGCCGGAATGTGCTCGTAGGCCTAAGCCCGGGCGTCGCCAAGCTCGCCGATTTCGGATCAGCGACGAGGATTCCTCATGGCTGCAGCATGGATGCCAACAAGCAATACGCGCAGGGAACTCCACTATGGATGGCGCCCGAGGTCGCCAGAGGCGAGCGGCCAACGCCGGCATCCGACATATGGTCCCTCGGGTGCACCGTCATCGAAATGCTCACCGGAGCGCAACCATGGCGGAGTTCCGGCCCCGACGCTCTGTTCCGGATTGGTTTCGGTGACGAGGTGCCTGAAATCCCGGACTGGTTATCGAAGGCCGGTCGGGATTTCCTCGACAAGTGTTTGAGAAGGGATTCGACCGAGCGGTGGACCGGTGAGCAATTGCTGCAGCATCCTTTCTTGGCTGACGACGACACGAACGCCTCCGAGCCATCGCCGAGGAGCGTGCTCGACCGGGCTAATTTGGAATTCTGTGACGACGAGGGAGATTCTTCAGACAATTATAGTCATAGTATCGATCCTGATGATGCCATGAATTGTGCGAGGGAGAGAGTGAGGGAATTGGCTTTGGATGGGACAGTGGTGAGGTGGGAGAGTGACGGGTGGGAGGTGGTTAGATCGGTGGGGGAGCCCGGTTCggtggggggagggggagggggagggggagggataTACCAGGAATATTTGGATTGTTTGGGTAAGGAATTGGGGGAATGGAGTGGGGGTGGCAGTGAGGCAAGTGGGGTTGGCTGTCCAATGGAATGA